The following are from one region of the Fibrobacterota bacterium genome:
- a CDS encoding NADH-quinone oxidoreductase subunit J → MRDLFGFAVCSALLGLAVLTVAARNLFRAALALLGVLFATAILFLLLQAELVALVQVMVYIGGIMIFVLYAVLLTSELGGHMPAPAWRASGSAAAVSLASLIALAGFFRSAGTGSEGAVGNIASVKSLGLRLLDAGPGGFLVPFELVSVLLLAAMVGAIAIARPSGAAEGKAEPQAGP, encoded by the coding sequence ATGCGCGACCTCTTCGGTTTCGCCGTCTGTTCGGCGCTCTTGGGACTGGCCGTGCTTACCGTGGCAGCCCGCAACCTGTTCCGCGCGGCCCTGGCCCTGCTCGGCGTCCTGTTCGCCACCGCCATCCTATTCCTTTTGCTCCAGGCCGAACTAGTGGCCCTGGTGCAAGTGATGGTCTACATCGGCGGCATCATGATCTTCGTGCTCTATGCGGTGCTTCTGACTTCGGAGCTGGGCGGCCATATGCCGGCTCCCGCTTGGCGCGCGTCCGGATCCGCGGCGGCGGTCTCCCTGGCATCCCTGATCGCCTTGGCGGGATTTTTCCGATCGGCGGGAACGGGCTCCGAAGGCGCCGTCGGGAATATCGCTTCCGTCAAATCCCTGGGATTGAGGTTGCTCGATGCCGGGCCCGGAGGGTTCCTGGTTCCTTTCGAACTCGTTTCCGTCCTGCTGCTGGCCGCAATGGTCGGGGCCATCGCCATCGCGCGGCCGAGCGGCGCGGCGGAAGGTAAGGCCGAACCCCAGGCGGGCCCATGA
- a CDS encoding 4Fe-4S binding protein, translating to MNTEPINPNETPQPEEFGIGRLLRDAASLIKGMAVTLGYLLRPSRIVTRPYPENRDTLKFPQAFRGEVVMPHDEQGEHNCTACTLCEKACPNGSISILTTKNIAGKRVLGEFVYRLSSCTLCNLCIEACPFDAIRMGHGFELSGYTRDELDRILNKREGR from the coding sequence ATGAACACTGAACCCATCAACCCTAACGAGACCCCTCAGCCTGAGGAATTCGGCATCGGGCGGTTGCTGCGCGATGCGGCTTCCCTGATCAAGGGCATGGCCGTAACACTCGGTTACTTGCTGCGGCCATCAAGGATCGTAACGCGGCCCTACCCGGAAAACCGTGACACCCTGAAATTCCCGCAGGCGTTCCGCGGCGAAGTGGTGATGCCCCATGATGAACAGGGCGAACATAATTGCACGGCCTGCACCTTGTGCGAGAAGGCTTGCCCCAACGGCAGCATTTCCATCCTCACGACCAAGAACATCGCCGGCAAACGGGTGCTGGGCGAATTCGTCTACCGCCTTTCCTCCTGTACGCTTTGCAACCTGTGCATCGAAGCCTGCCCGTTCGACGCCATCCGCATGGGGCATGGTTTCGAGTTATCCGGTTACACGCGGGACGAACTCGATCGGATCCTCAATAAAAGGGAGGGCCGCTAG
- a CDS encoding NADH-quinone oxidoreductase subunit D, which produces MGPQHPSTHGVLKLVVRLDGETVIQVVPHLGFIHRAIEKMGENETFVQYIHLTDRMDYLSSHMNNLCVCLAIEKAMGIGVPERGEYIRVMVSELQRIQSHLLWWGCFGMDLGAVTAFLYGFKEREKITALFEELCGARLTMNFFRPGGSSADVPPGFIPRVREIIEDMKFNLHEFDTLLSKNPIIRERSYKVGCLSREKAISYGCTGPVGRASGMDFDVRKHQPYSIYDRFQFDVPVGRNGDCYDRYMVRMEEMRQSIRILEQAADSFPEGQYRSKEKPAYKVPAGSYFASVETARGMNCTYMVSDNSFKPYRIKTRSPNFSNLSALNEMAAGGKIADLVTILSTLDIIVPDIDR; this is translated from the coding sequence ATGGGCCCGCAGCACCCGTCCACCCACGGGGTGCTCAAACTGGTGGTGCGCCTCGATGGCGAGACCGTCATCCAGGTGGTGCCGCATCTGGGCTTCATCCATCGGGCCATCGAGAAGATGGGGGAGAACGAGACCTTCGTCCAGTACATCCATCTCACCGATCGGATGGATTATCTCTCCAGCCATATGAATAACCTGTGCGTCTGCCTGGCCATCGAGAAGGCCATGGGCATCGGCGTGCCGGAACGCGGGGAATACATCCGCGTGATGGTTTCCGAGCTGCAACGCATCCAGAGCCATCTTTTATGGTGGGGATGTTTCGGTATGGATCTGGGGGCGGTGACCGCCTTCCTGTACGGCTTCAAGGAGCGGGAAAAGATCACCGCCCTATTCGAGGAGCTGTGCGGGGCCCGGCTCACCATGAACTTCTTCCGGCCCGGGGGATCGAGTGCGGACGTGCCGCCCGGCTTCATCCCGCGCGTGCGCGAAATCATCGAGGACATGAAGTTCAACCTGCATGAGTTCGACACCTTGCTCTCCAAGAATCCCATCATCCGGGAACGCAGCTACAAGGTCGGCTGCCTGTCCCGCGAGAAGGCGATCAGCTACGGCTGCACCGGGCCGGTGGGGCGGGCGTCCGGGATGGACTTCGACGTGCGCAAGCATCAGCCTTATTCCATCTACGACCGGTTCCAGTTCGATGTGCCCGTGGGCCGGAACGGCGACTGCTATGATCGCTATATGGTGCGTATGGAGGAGATGCGGCAATCCATCCGCATCCTGGAACAGGCGGCGGATAGCTTCCCGGAAGGGCAATACCGCTCTAAGGAGAAGCCGGCCTATAAGGTTCCGGCGGGATCGTATTTCGCGTCGGTAGAGACGGCGCGAGGGATGAATTGCACCTATATGGTTTCCGACAATAGCTTCAAGCCCTACCGCATCAAGACCCGCTCCCCGAACTTTTCCAACCTTTCGGCCCTGAACGAGATGGCGGCCGGAGGCAAGATCGCCGACCTGGTGACCATCCTCTCCACCTTGGACATCATCGTCCCGGATATCGATCGATGA
- the nuoK gene encoding NADH-quinone oxidoreductase subunit NuoK, whose protein sequence is MNLTVCLGVTALLFAMGAYGLLTRRNMIAALMSLELMVNAALINFVAFARFGGGPGARDAEAGPIFVLFAVAVTAAEMALGLAIVIALHRARRDLDPTDLDGLHG, encoded by the coding sequence ATGAACCTCACCGTTTGCCTGGGAGTCACCGCCCTGCTTTTCGCCATGGGCGCCTACGGGCTCTTGACGCGGCGGAACATGATCGCCGCCCTCATGTCGCTGGAACTCATGGTCAACGCCGCCCTCATCAACTTCGTGGCCTTCGCCCGTTTCGGCGGCGGACCGGGCGCGCGCGATGCCGAGGCGGGACCAATTTTCGTGCTCTTCGCGGTGGCGGTTACGGCGGCGGAAATGGCCCTGGGGCTCGCCATCGTCATCGCCTTGCACCGCGCGCGCCGCGATCTCGATCCCACGGATTTGGACGGATTACATGGATAG
- the nuoH gene encoding NADH-quinone oxidoreductase subunit NuoH, giving the protein MKAYPVNHPVGDFVRELLPPLPAAIVNGAIAVAAVAALVVVTAIFLVWLERKMCAHFQARLGPMRVGWHGALQPIADSIKLLLKENLRPKAVDVLAYYLAPLLPITGSFLVLAVIPFDANLQAADPEAGVVYLAAVSGLGILGILIGGWGSNNKYSLLGAMRAGAQLFSYELSMVLCMLLVVMASGTASLRGIVMSQQGTVLDWWIVKLPGSGLLAFLLFLVSSTAELNRGPLDLSEAESELTGGFHTEYAGMGFSMFFLAEFVNMFAAAGLGATFFLGGFLAPHIGLGPVDTVLDFVPGWMWFGLKAYFLIFLYMWFRWTFPRLRIDHLLALEWKILLPASLANLLLGAGLITFNLMLP; this is encoded by the coding sequence ATGAAGGCCTATCCCGTCAACCATCCCGTCGGCGATTTCGTGCGCGAGCTTTTGCCGCCGCTCCCGGCGGCCATCGTGAACGGGGCCATCGCCGTGGCCGCGGTCGCCGCCCTGGTGGTGGTCACGGCCATTTTCCTGGTCTGGCTCGAGCGCAAGATGTGCGCGCATTTCCAGGCCCGCCTCGGCCCCATGCGGGTCGGCTGGCACGGCGCTCTGCAACCTATCGCCGACTCCATCAAGCTACTACTCAAGGAAAACCTCCGGCCAAAGGCCGTGGACGTGCTGGCTTATTACCTGGCGCCGCTATTGCCCATCACCGGATCCTTCCTGGTGCTGGCGGTCATTCCCTTCGATGCGAACCTGCAAGCGGCGGATCCGGAAGCCGGCGTAGTGTACCTGGCCGCGGTTTCCGGCCTCGGGATCCTGGGCATCCTGATCGGCGGTTGGGGATCGAACAACAAGTATTCCTTGCTGGGGGCCATGCGCGCGGGCGCCCAGCTTTTCTCCTACGAGCTCTCCATGGTGCTGTGCATGCTACTGGTGGTCATGGCCAGCGGGACAGCCTCTTTGCGGGGGATCGTGATGTCCCAGCAGGGAACGGTGCTGGATTGGTGGATCGTGAAGCTGCCGGGCTCGGGCCTGTTGGCTTTCCTGCTTTTCCTGGTGTCTTCGACGGCCGAACTGAATCGGGGCCCGCTGGATTTGTCGGAAGCGGAATCGGAGCTGACGGGGGGATTCCACACGGAGTATGCCGGAATGGGATTCTCCATGTTCTTCCTGGCCGAGTTCGTGAACATGTTCGCGGCCGCCGGGCTGGGCGCCACTTTCTTCCTGGGCGGATTCCTGGCGCCCCATATCGGGCTGGGTCCGGTGGATACCGTTCTCGATTTCGTGCCGGGCTGGATGTGGTTCGGTCTCAAGGCTTATTTCCTCATCTTCCTGTACATGTGGTTCCGCTGGACCTTCCCGCGGCTGCGCATCGATCATCTGCTCGCGTTGGAATGGAAGATCCTTTTGCCCGCCTCCCTGGCCAACCTGTTGTTGGGCGCCGGCCTCATCACCTTTAACCTCATGTTGCCCTGA
- the nuoL gene encoding NADH-quinone oxidoreductase subunit L, with protein sequence MDSEGPSNPILGGALVLAAYGVLLLPLLSFLINGLWLGRKSAKASGWSAAVLMGGTLALAIVLALGYHAQVLGRPEFPGQTALAFDHLWLPFGPGATQAARFGFLLDPISVMMVLVVACISFLVHVYSIGYMQGDEGAGRFFPTLSFFTFAMLGLVASSNLLETFFFWELVGVSSYLLIGFWYRKPAAVAASKKAFIMTRFADAFFLMGALLVGLRANGFDFLVLNSPAAAAALNQKVALGFCSVNLLALGTFLIFMGAWGKSAMFPLHGWLPDAMEGPTPVSSLIHSATMVVAGVYLTARLFPLFSASGSTLTVVEITGGFTALFAAVIACTQMDLKRILAFSTLSQLGLMMASLGAGAPAHADAGQALPYVLAYSASMFHVFTHAFFKCLLFLSAGVVIHAIHSNDIRDAGGLRKALPLTYAATLIAVLAIAGLPPFSGFFSKDEILLAAFRNGHYIGFAATLITGGLTAFYMTRYFLLAFHGPAASRADQSHGPAAPPHEAWLMVLPILILALPSAVIGWLTKDFFVAHVVPGAFSDAMGAGETTAPEGDLAWLPWIASAMAASGVLLGWLFYGRKDRKVGYPEGTAPAWYRLIQNKFYIDDLYLFLARKAVNRGVAAPANWTERKIINGSFDAGIGMIRRLAAGQSRFQNGQVQRYIAVALLGLILLCLLGRTLF encoded by the coding sequence ATGGATAGCGAGGGCCCTTCCAACCCAATCCTCGGCGGAGCACTGGTACTTGCCGCCTATGGCGTTCTCCTGCTGCCGCTCCTTTCCTTCCTGATCAACGGACTTTGGCTCGGGCGCAAAAGCGCCAAGGCATCCGGTTGGTCGGCCGCCGTCCTCATGGGCGGAACCTTGGCCTTAGCCATCGTCCTGGCCTTGGGCTATCATGCCCAAGTCCTCGGCCGCCCGGAATTCCCCGGCCAAACCGCTTTGGCTTTCGATCACCTCTGGCTTCCCTTCGGCCCCGGCGCGACGCAAGCGGCCAGGTTCGGCTTCCTGTTGGATCCCATTTCGGTGATGATGGTACTGGTCGTCGCCTGCATCTCCTTCCTGGTGCACGTCTACTCCATCGGCTACATGCAGGGCGATGAAGGGGCGGGACGCTTTTTCCCCACGCTCTCCTTTTTCACCTTCGCCATGCTGGGCTTGGTGGCCTCCAGTAATCTGCTGGAAACCTTCTTCTTCTGGGAACTGGTCGGCGTTTCTTCTTACCTACTAATCGGGTTCTGGTACCGGAAGCCCGCGGCGGTGGCCGCCAGCAAGAAGGCCTTCATCATGACCCGCTTCGCGGACGCCTTCTTCCTGATGGGCGCGTTGTTGGTGGGATTACGGGCCAACGGCTTCGACTTCCTGGTGCTGAACAGCCCCGCCGCGGCCGCGGCGCTGAACCAGAAGGTAGCCCTCGGCTTCTGCTCCGTGAACCTGCTGGCCCTGGGGACCTTCCTCATCTTCATGGGCGCTTGGGGTAAATCGGCCATGTTCCCCCTGCATGGGTGGCTTCCCGATGCCATGGAAGGCCCCACGCCGGTTTCCTCCCTGATCCATTCCGCCACCATGGTGGTGGCCGGCGTCTATCTGACCGCCCGCCTCTTCCCGCTGTTCTCGGCGTCCGGGTCCACCTTGACCGTGGTGGAAATCACCGGCGGCTTTACGGCGCTCTTCGCCGCCGTCATCGCCTGCACCCAGATGGATCTGAAACGCATCCTGGCTTTTTCCACTCTCTCCCAATTGGGCCTGATGATGGCTTCGTTGGGGGCCGGCGCGCCCGCCCATGCGGACGCCGGACAGGCCCTGCCTTACGTGCTGGCCTACTCGGCCTCCATGTTCCACGTCTTCACCCATGCCTTCTTCAAGTGCCTGCTATTCCTCTCGGCGGGCGTGGTCATCCACGCCATCCATAGCAACGATATACGGGACGCGGGCGGTCTACGCAAGGCCTTGCCCCTGACCTATGCCGCCACCTTGATCGCGGTGCTGGCCATCGCCGGCCTCCCGCCCTTTTCGGGGTTTTTCTCCAAGGACGAAATCCTCTTGGCGGCCTTCCGGAACGGGCATTACATCGGCTTCGCCGCCACCTTGATCACCGGCGGTCTCACCGCCTTCTACATGACCCGCTATTTCTTGTTGGCCTTCCACGGGCCCGCCGCGAGCCGTGCGGATCAATCCCATGGCCCTGCCGCTCCCCCCCATGAAGCATGGTTAATGGTGCTTCCCATTCTCATCCTGGCCCTACCCAGCGCCGTGATCGGATGGCTGACGAAGGATTTCTTCGTGGCCCACGTAGTGCCCGGCGCCTTCTCCGACGCGATGGGAGCTGGTGAAACGACGGCTCCCGAGGGCGACCTCGCCTGGCTTCCTTGGATAGCTTCGGCCATGGCGGCGTCCGGGGTCCTCCTGGGCTGGTTGTTTTATGGCCGCAAGGATCGGAAGGTCGGCTATCCTGAAGGTACGGCGCCTGCCTGGTATCGCCTGATTCAGAACAAGTTCTACATCGATGATCTCTACCTGTTCCTGGCGCGCAAGGCGGTCAATCGCGGAGTGGCGGCGCCGGCAAACTGGACCGAGCGCAAGATCATCAACGGCTCATTCGATGCCGGCATCGGCATGATCCGCCGTCTCGCGGCGGGCCAGAGCCGGTTCCAGAACGGGCAGGTGCAACGCTATATCGCGGTGGCGCTCCTGGGCCTCATCCTCCTTTGCCTTCTTGGAAGGACGCTTTTCTAA